A section of the Oncorhynchus nerka isolate Pitt River linkage group LG3, Oner_Uvic_2.0, whole genome shotgun sequence genome encodes:
- the LOC115101218 gene encoding polyhomeotic-like protein 1 isoform X2 yields the protein MDAGDDQNTGSTNGNAPSAGNSRPPQIAHMSLYERQAVQALQALQRQPNAAQYFQQLMLQQQINSAQQLHNLAAVQQATLAASRQSNSPNHSVSQATTTVNLSTTSGGGTMTNPRPLGPATSVTSSALSQSVLLGGNSAGQGQMYLRVNRSLRAPLTASQLIFMPGGTATAAVATVAQQQPQQQQQQQEVHPTSNAQSDNDQVQNLALHCISTPRVAAVKTEFPDRRDAANYSLSQQQQHPQQQQQQFSQNTQQQQQQMANKLTSYTHPTALTSINVKTGNQLNMAPTAATSVPASSSPSPTLPLSQLLLSPSGLCQARAVTTVTPAATVTHILVPTSNVPTSSQGYPIGSVAPKTNVNTQTLVVQPLQQSNTNLDKVSHSSGPVHIQPKTSQGHRLPVQLSPRHPPPILPAPPNTGGHHPPHVPVQLVGARQGSVGNSQALAQARSCCPQDNGIAIASTGGNTTAKPAIGSLKRKSETDATNEMAVEPSQLCCPPMRDSAPLSPAPTMDSVLKCEYCESLAPASQFRGSKRFCSKTCAKRYNVSCSHHFQVSRGRASARPPGPPVPPDNIVRRRGPRRSSSEIACAKIAGRHLPVKECRSESSRSEDVSSCDEEEEEEDSPSLSPSSSLSCPRPTHCDPHLDDSAQGSLPLDEANFLSGSPTHWGVEEVCSFISSLQGCEELAAQFLSQEIDGQALLLLREEHLISTMNIKLGPALKICAFINSLRD from the exons ATGGATGCAGGTGATGACCAGAACACGGGCTCTACCAATGGGAATGCGCCGTCTGCTGGGAACTCCCGCCCTCCCCAGATAGCCCACATGTCTCTGTATGAGAGGCAAGCTGTGCAG GCCCTTCAGGCGCTGCAGAGACAGCCGAACGCAGCCCAGTACTTCCAGCAGCTGATGCTGCAGCAGCAAATCAACAGTGCCCAGCAGCTTCACAACCTGGCTGCCGTGCAACAG gCCACCCTCGCTGCTAGTCGCCAGTCCAACTCTCCCAACCACAGTGTCTCCCAAGCAACCACCACT GTCAATCTGAGCACCACCTCTGGGGGAGGGACCATGACCAATCCCCGCCCCCTCGGCCCTGCCACATCAGTGACATCATCAGCTCTCAGCCAATCAGTGCTGCTGGGTGGGAACTCAGCCGGACAGGGCCAGATGTACCTGAGA GTCAACCGCTCCCTCAGGGCACCCCTCACAGCCTCCCAGCTCATCTTCATGCCTGGTGGCACAGCAACGGCTGCTGTGGCGACAGTTGCACAGCAACAGCctcagcaacaacagcagcaacaggaagTACATCCCACCTCCAATGCCCAATCCGACAATGACCAG GTGCAAAACCTGGCTCTCCACTGTATCTCCACTCCCAGAGTGGCCGCAGTGAAGACGGAGTTTCCAGACAGGAGAGACGCAG CCAACTATTCTCTAAGTCAACAACAACAGCATCctcagcagcaacagcagcagttcTCTCAGAACacccagcagcaacagcaacaaatgGCCAACAAACTGACTAGCTACACTCATCCCACTGCTCTCACCAGTATAAATGTCAAGACTGGAAACCAGCTGAATATGGCCCCAACCGCTGCCACCTCAgttcctgcctcctcctccccctctcccacgctccctctctcccagctcctcctctccccctcaggcCTATGTCAGGCCCGGGCGGTAACCACGGTTACCCCTGCTGCCACGGTGACGCACATCCTAGTCCCCACCTCCAACGTTCCTACCTCCTCTCAGGGCTACCCCATAGGTTCAGTCGCCCCCAAAACTAACGTCAACACCCAGACCTTGGTGGTGCAGCCACTGCAGCAGTCCAACACTAACTTGGACAAGGTGAGCCACAGCTCTGGCCCTGTGCACATACAGCCCAAAACCTCACAGGGTCACCGCTTACCTGTCCAGCTTTCCCCACGCCACCCTCCACCTATCCTCCCGGCTCCGCCCAACACGGGGGGCCACCACCCGCCCCATGTCCCAGTCCAGCTGGTGGGAGCTAGGCAGGGCTCAGTAGGAAACTCCCAGGCTTTGGCACAGGCCCGAAGCTGCTGCCCCCAGGACAACGGCATCGCTATAGCCTCTACTGGAGGGAACACCACG GCAAAGCCTGCAATTGGCTCATTGAAGAGGAAGTCGGAAACTGATGCAACCAATGAGATGGCAGTCGAACCTTCCCAACTTTGCTGTCCACCAATGAGAGATTCTGCCCCTCTATCTCCCGCCCCCACGATGGACTCAG TGTTGAAGTGCGAGTACTGTGAGAGCTTGGCTCCAGCCAGCCAGTTCAGGGGCTCCAAGAGGTTCTGCTCCAAGACCTGCGCTAAGAG ATACAATGTGAGCTGCAGTCATCACTTCCAGGTCAGTAGGGGGCGAGCTTCTGCACGGCCGCCTGGTCCTCCCGTTCCCCCAGACAACATCGTCAGACGCAGGGGTCCTCGCAGGAGTAGCTCGGAGATCGCCTGCGCTAAAATAGCCGGCAGACATTTGCCTGTCAAGGAG TGTCGTTCTGAATCCAGTCGCTCAGAGGATGTGTCCAGTtgtgacgaggaggaggaggaagaagattcCCCATCACTCTCCCCTagctcctccctctcctgccctAGGCCCACCCACTGCGATCCCCATTTGGACGACTCAGCTCAAGGCAGCCTCCCATTGGATGAGGCCAACTTCCTGTCTGGGAGCCCCACCCATTGGGGTGTGGAGGAGGTCTGCAGTTTCATCTCTTCACTACAAG gTTGTGAGGAGCTGGCAGCCCAGTTCCTGTCCCAGGAGATTGACGGACAAGCCCTGCTGCTACTCAGAGAAGAACACCTCATCTCCACCATGAACATCAAACTAGGACCCGCCCTCAAGATCTGTGCCTTCATCAACAGCCTACGAGACTGa
- the LOC115101218 gene encoding polyhomeotic-like protein 1 isoform X1 — protein MDAGDDQNTGSTNGNAPSAGNSRPPQIAHMSLYERQAVQALQALQRQPNAAQYFQQLMLQQQINSAQQLHNLAAVQQATLAASRQSNSPNHSVSQATTTVNLSTTSGGGTMTNPRPLGPATSVTSSALSQSVLLGGNSAGQGQMYLRVNRSLRAPLTASQLIFMPGGTATAAVATVAQQQPQQQQQQQEVHPTSNAQSDNDQVQNLALHCISTPRVAAVKTEFPDRRDAANYSLSQQQQHPQQQQQQFSQNTQQQQQQMANKLTSYTHPTALTSINVKTGNQLNMAPTAATSVPASSSPSPTLPLSQLLLSPSGLCQARAVTTVTPAATVTHILVPTSNVPTSSQGYPIGSVAPKTNVNTQTLVVQPLQQSNTNLDKVSHSSGPVHIQPKTSQGHRLPVQLSPRHPPPILPAPPNTGGHHPPHVPVQLVGARQGSVGNSQALAQARSCCPQDNGIAIASTGGNTTAKPAIGSLKRKSETDATNEMAVEPSQLCCPPMRDSAPLSPAPTMDSAPKVVPAFSSPPTLSLPLSWGVGGQGDRAPLPQAVVKPQVLTHLIEGFVIQEGAEPFPVTGPVKEPLAMGVQQADNGGPAVLKCEYCESLAPASQFRGSKRFCSKTCAKRYNVSCSHHFQVSRGRASARPPGPPVPPDNIVRRRGPRRSSSEIACAKIAGRHLPVKECRSESSRSEDVSSCDEEEEEEDSPSLSPSSSLSCPRPTHCDPHLDDSAQGSLPLDEANFLSGSPTHWGVEEVCSFISSLQGCEELAAQFLSQEIDGQALLLLREEHLISTMNIKLGPALKICAFINSLRD, from the exons ATGGATGCAGGTGATGACCAGAACACGGGCTCTACCAATGGGAATGCGCCGTCTGCTGGGAACTCCCGCCCTCCCCAGATAGCCCACATGTCTCTGTATGAGAGGCAAGCTGTGCAG GCCCTTCAGGCGCTGCAGAGACAGCCGAACGCAGCCCAGTACTTCCAGCAGCTGATGCTGCAGCAGCAAATCAACAGTGCCCAGCAGCTTCACAACCTGGCTGCCGTGCAACAG gCCACCCTCGCTGCTAGTCGCCAGTCCAACTCTCCCAACCACAGTGTCTCCCAAGCAACCACCACT GTCAATCTGAGCACCACCTCTGGGGGAGGGACCATGACCAATCCCCGCCCCCTCGGCCCTGCCACATCAGTGACATCATCAGCTCTCAGCCAATCAGTGCTGCTGGGTGGGAACTCAGCCGGACAGGGCCAGATGTACCTGAGA GTCAACCGCTCCCTCAGGGCACCCCTCACAGCCTCCCAGCTCATCTTCATGCCTGGTGGCACAGCAACGGCTGCTGTGGCGACAGTTGCACAGCAACAGCctcagcaacaacagcagcaacaggaagTACATCCCACCTCCAATGCCCAATCCGACAATGACCAG GTGCAAAACCTGGCTCTCCACTGTATCTCCACTCCCAGAGTGGCCGCAGTGAAGACGGAGTTTCCAGACAGGAGAGACGCAG CCAACTATTCTCTAAGTCAACAACAACAGCATCctcagcagcaacagcagcagttcTCTCAGAACacccagcagcaacagcaacaaatgGCCAACAAACTGACTAGCTACACTCATCCCACTGCTCTCACCAGTATAAATGTCAAGACTGGAAACCAGCTGAATATGGCCCCAACCGCTGCCACCTCAgttcctgcctcctcctccccctctcccacgctccctctctcccagctcctcctctccccctcaggcCTATGTCAGGCCCGGGCGGTAACCACGGTTACCCCTGCTGCCACGGTGACGCACATCCTAGTCCCCACCTCCAACGTTCCTACCTCCTCTCAGGGCTACCCCATAGGTTCAGTCGCCCCCAAAACTAACGTCAACACCCAGACCTTGGTGGTGCAGCCACTGCAGCAGTCCAACACTAACTTGGACAAGGTGAGCCACAGCTCTGGCCCTGTGCACATACAGCCCAAAACCTCACAGGGTCACCGCTTACCTGTCCAGCTTTCCCCACGCCACCCTCCACCTATCCTCCCGGCTCCGCCCAACACGGGGGGCCACCACCCGCCCCATGTCCCAGTCCAGCTGGTGGGAGCTAGGCAGGGCTCAGTAGGAAACTCCCAGGCTTTGGCACAGGCCCGAAGCTGCTGCCCCCAGGACAACGGCATCGCTATAGCCTCTACTGGAGGGAACACCACG GCAAAGCCTGCAATTGGCTCATTGAAGAGGAAGTCGGAAACTGATGCAACCAATGAGATGGCAGTCGAACCTTCCCAACTTTGCTGTCCACCAATGAGAGATTCTGCCCCTCTATCTCCCGCCCCCACGATGGACTCAG cTCCTAAAGTGGTGCcagccttctcctctccccccaccctgtCTCTACCCCTGtcttggggggtggggggtcagggAGACAGAGCCCCTCTGCCTCAGGCGGTGGTCAAACCTCAGGTCCTCACCCACCTCATAGAGGGTTTTGTTATCCAGGAGGGAGCTGAGCCTTTCCCT GTGACTGGGCCAGTGAAGGAGCCACTAGCCATGGGTGTTCAACAGGCTGACAATGGAGGCCCTGCAG TGTTGAAGTGCGAGTACTGTGAGAGCTTGGCTCCAGCCAGCCAGTTCAGGGGCTCCAAGAGGTTCTGCTCCAAGACCTGCGCTAAGAG ATACAATGTGAGCTGCAGTCATCACTTCCAGGTCAGTAGGGGGCGAGCTTCTGCACGGCCGCCTGGTCCTCCCGTTCCCCCAGACAACATCGTCAGACGCAGGGGTCCTCGCAGGAGTAGCTCGGAGATCGCCTGCGCTAAAATAGCCGGCAGACATTTGCCTGTCAAGGAG TGTCGTTCTGAATCCAGTCGCTCAGAGGATGTGTCCAGTtgtgacgaggaggaggaggaagaagattcCCCATCACTCTCCCCTagctcctccctctcctgccctAGGCCCACCCACTGCGATCCCCATTTGGACGACTCAGCTCAAGGCAGCCTCCCATTGGATGAGGCCAACTTCCTGTCTGGGAGCCCCACCCATTGGGGTGTGGAGGAGGTCTGCAGTTTCATCTCTTCACTACAAG gTTGTGAGGAGCTGGCAGCCCAGTTCCTGTCCCAGGAGATTGACGGACAAGCCCTGCTGCTACTCAGAGAAGAACACCTCATCTCCACCATGAACATCAAACTAGGACCCGCCCTCAAGATCTGTGCCTTCATCAACAGCCTACGAGACTGa
- the LOC115101221 gene encoding tyrosine-protein kinase STYK1-like, which translates to MSSMSEADSRCQPGDTICNIRVYEQEVIIVPILLLASFLVVLVFIILLRYCPEKVDRIRPQNTVATSRSQRSRRQLHGIDAPLGINPLEHETIALDTPSYSTFSSTHSHPSSNRLSFSMRTPSLPPIPPPKTFIPSSLSSPLPQALTPSFTPMVQPRELPRQRLPESFNLVASLPTAFSLRSDKAVSLYRARMDNRNAVLRVLNDSASATERHNFLGFASFLSQLGPHPFLPELLGVVSLRVPLVTVVEELENRDLLSFLWRCRQDGVGGEPPCEITERRIFTMAKQVASALEFLHSRDLLHGNICAHSVLVSRELTAKLWGLGGVYTRNTQGATKTEVPSLKKWQAPELLARRPANHSSDVWSFGILLFEMATLGDAPFSDISVNELLQFHQRGKTLRKPANCSNSLYSIIKACCQWKEQNRATLAEVDRKLQSGEKSANDKVLKVPEPINIEQYLQEAGYGESNSYTVF; encoded by the exons ATGTCTTCAATGTCAGAAGCAGACTCCCGCTGTCAACCAGGAGACACCATCTGTA ATATCCGTGTGTACGAGCAAGAAGTGATCATCGTGCCCATCCTCCTATTGGCTAGCTTCCTGGTCGTGCTGGTCTTCATCATCCTGCTACGGTACTGTCCTGAGAAGGTGGACCGCATCCGACCACAGAACACTGTGGCCACGTCCAGATCACAGCGCTCCAGAAGACAACTGCACGGCATTgatg CTCCCCTGGGTATCAACCCGCTGGAACATGAGACTATTGCTCTCGATACCCCCTCCTACTCTACCTTCTCATCAACTCACTCCCACCCCTCCTCCAaccgtctctccttctccatgaggactccctctctcccccctatccCCCCACCCAAGACCTTCATCCCATCCTCTCTGTCCAGCCCCCTGCCCCAGGCGTTGACACCTTCCTTCACCCCTATGGTCCAGCCCAGGGAGCTGCCTCGCCAGAGGCTGCCAGAGTCCTTCAACCTAGTGGCCTCGCTGCCCACAGCCTTCTCCCTGCGCTCTGACAaggctgtctctctctacagggcCCGCATGGACAACAGGAACGCTGTGCTCCGAGTGCTCAACG ACTCTGCGAGCGCCACAGAGAGGCACAACTTCCTGGGCTTTGCTTCCTTCTTGTCTCAGTTGGGGCCACACCCCTTCCTACCGGAGCTTCTGGGCGTGGTCTCTCTGCGTGTGCCCCTAGTTACCGTTGTTGAGGAGCTAGAGAACAGAGATCTGCTCAGCTTCCTGTGGCGGTGCAGACAG GATGGTGTGGGCGGGGAACCTCCATGTGAGATCACAGAGAGACGTATATTTACCATGGCCAAACAAGTAGCCTCTGCTCTG GAGTTCCTCCACAGCCGAGACCTTCTTCATGGCAACATCTGTGCTCACAGTGTATTGGTCAGCCGGGAGCTGACGGCCAAGCTGTGGGGACTGGGCGGGGTCTACACCAGGAATACCCAGGGAGCTACTAAGACTGAAGTTCCCAGCTTGAAGAAATGGCAGGCCCCTGAGCTATTGGCTAGGAGGCCTGCCAATCATAGCAGTGACGT CTGGTCGTTTGGCATCTTGTTGTTTGAAATGGCAACCTTGG gtGATGCTCCGTTTTCAGATATCTCCGTCAACGAGCTTCTACAGTTTCACCAGAGAGGGAAAACACTGAGAAAGCCAGCCAACTGCTCCAACTCACT GTACTCCATCATCAAGGCCTGCTGCCAATGGAAGGAGCAGAATCGCGCCACGTTGGCTGAGGTCGACCGCAAGCTCCAATCAGGAGAGAAGAGTGCCAACGACAAAGTCCTCAAGGTGCCTGAGCCAATCAACATCGAGCAGTACCTGCAAGAGGCTGGATATGGGGAGTCCAACAGCTACACTGTTTTCTGA